The following proteins are encoded in a genomic region of Gammaproteobacteria bacterium:
- a CDS encoding M12 family metallo-peptidase, protein MKKYIHTYILACLIFASASHAVNYHAIENRPDFVSLNPQPMTNEHILKAGLGHENALINASYIRFNKRALSVFKGENGKFYEAPNTQMSGQQIPIKVPDSSQPLFLNVENVQNLIEGEDVVTYTGHVEGDTGNFFTISVDGDNVMGKINYGKFIYIIAPLEGSGNKHAIAKLEKRLMNKDTSEDVIGEEGIEKKAVNYVEKWANGTGYVKVLFYFSSDVYWPSAYVSTIVSEMNAALFRSGVASNNSISSAGMKIINSTFSGQCKYDILNKMGYSLSEFSNIQQDIVTYGADIAVLIVRSNTGQQCQAGFSGRVGGLAYGYLSQYPFAVVADSYALGDLTALHEIGHIFGGAHAVAGGYPGVYSYSRGLIYFDHQNPDNSWQTIMGAYGTGSDDCVFNGPYSPCERIDYFSNPSKYYNGIATGASNRNMKQSLNNTMPIVSGWRGNALTVPSAPNPISSQSGACYGMNTIHWTAQSSATQYKLYSSSSSSFGSPALVYSGSATGTFINVAGTEYLRAKACNSAGCSAYSNQVVATYTNGCF, encoded by the coding sequence CAGTTAATTACCATGCCATTGAAAATCGACCGGATTTTGTAAGTCTCAATCCGCAACCAATGACGAATGAACATATCCTCAAGGCTGGTTTAGGACATGAGAATGCCTTAATCAATGCCAGTTATATTCGTTTTAATAAACGTGCCTTAAGTGTTTTCAAAGGAGAGAATGGCAAATTCTATGAAGCCCCAAACACACAAATGTCAGGTCAACAAATACCCATCAAAGTTCCTGACAGCAGCCAACCATTATTTCTGAATGTTGAGAATGTTCAGAATCTGATAGAAGGAGAGGATGTTGTCACTTATACAGGGCATGTAGAAGGCGATACCGGTAACTTCTTCACGATTTCTGTTGATGGTGATAATGTCATGGGAAAAATCAATTATGGCAAATTTATTTATATCATCGCACCACTGGAAGGTTCCGGCAATAAACACGCCATTGCCAAGTTGGAAAAAAGGTTGATGAATAAGGATACTAGCGAAGATGTTATTGGTGAAGAAGGTATTGAAAAAAAAGCTGTTAATTATGTTGAAAAATGGGCTAACGGTACAGGTTATGTAAAAGTATTGTTCTACTTCTCCAGTGATGTCTATTGGCCGAGTGCTTATGTTAGCACAATTGTATCTGAAATGAATGCGGCACTTTTTCGTAGCGGAGTCGCTTCCAATAACTCTATATCATCTGCCGGTATGAAAATTATAAACTCCACTTTTTCAGGACAATGTAAATATGATATTTTGAATAAAATGGGTTACTCATTAAGCGAATTTTCTAATATACAACAAGATATAGTTACTTATGGAGCTGATATTGCAGTCTTAATTGTTAGATCAAATACAGGTCAGCAATGTCAAGCTGGATTTAGTGGTAGAGTAGGTGGCTTAGCTTATGGCTATTTATCACAATATCCATTTGCAGTAGTCGCAGACTCTTATGCTTTGGGAGATTTGACAGCATTGCATGAGATTGGGCATATATTTGGTGGTGCTCATGCTGTTGCAGGGGGATATCCGGGTGTTTACTCATATTCCAGAGGCCTAATTTATTTTGATCACCAAAACCCGGATAATAGTTGGCAAACCATTATGGGTGCTTATGGAACAGGCTCTGATGACTGTGTCTTTAATGGTCCATATTCACCCTGTGAAAGAATAGATTATTTCTCAAATCCGAGTAAGTATTACAATGGGATTGCTACCGGTGCTTCCAATAGAAATATGAAACAATCATTAAATAATACAATGCCAATAGTTTCGGGATGGAGAGGGAATGCTTTGACTGTACCTTCAGCGCCCAATCCAATCTCATCGCAAAGCGGAGCTTGCTATGGTATGAATACAATTCACTGGACAGCGCAATCGAGCGCAACACAATATAAACTCTATTCATCCTCAAGTTCATCATTTGGTTCTCCGGCACTAGTATATAGTGGTTCAGCAACAGGAACATTCATAAATGTAGCTGGAACTGAGTATTTAAGGGCAAAAGCTTGTAACTCAGCAGGTTGCAGCGCATATAGCAATCAAGTCGTTGCCACATATACAAATGGTTGTTTTTAA